TGCCAGGAAATTCAGCGCTCTAAAGCCGGCGTATGACGGAGGGGATTGTGGACTTGGCGGAAACAATCAGACTGTAACATTACAAAATAATTACATTTTCGTAATGCTAAATCTCGCTGCGGATGGGGGGAGGTGAAAACGGGAATGTCAGGGTGGATTTATTTTTCTGATGAGCCTGTCTGCCGCCAGAGCGAAGCGCTGCTTCCCTCTCCCTGTGGGAGTGGGTCAGGGTGAACGGGGGATGGTTGACTGCGCCCCTCACCGGCCAACGGCCACATGTCCCCCGCGGGGAGAGGGGTACGCGGCGGGAGAAATGGATTATTCCCTTGAAAGCTGGTAGACAACCACCCCACGCTTGCGGAGGTTGCTGATGTAGGCCCGGTTGCCGCTGTCCACAATTAGGTCGTCGGGTGCGATCAAGTCGCCCGGGCCGAAACCGTGCTTGGCAAACTCGGTAATAAGGGCGAAGTTGCGGTCAAAAACCATCACCACGCAGCGCAGCTTGTCCACCACCAGGTAGTTGCCGTTCCGGTCCACGGCGACACCGGTCGGTACACCGAAGAGACCCGGCCGGCTGCCTCGGCGGCCATAGGTTCTGCCGTTCGTGCCTTCACTGCTCACTGTGTGCAGCTTTGCCGTGGCCGGGACCGTGAAAGCAAAGCCACCGTCCCGGTCCAAGGTGAAGCCGCCCAAGCCGGTGTCGTTGCGCTCCTGATCGGAGTAGCCGGCCGCCAGGGCCAAGTCGACGGCACGGATAAAGGTACCCTGCTCATCGGTCACCACAAGCCGCATGCCGCTCATGCTGACCAGATACAAGTGCTTGTCGCGATCATAGATCCGGTTGGGAGTGAATCCAGTGAGTTCAGGAGGAAGTCCCTTTAATGGGATTTCACCCAGTTGTTCGCCCCGGTAGTTGCAGAGCATGAGTTGAAACCTGTTGTTTTTGCTCGTCAGCAGCATCAGTTTCTGCTCACTGGTGACCGCGATGTCAACAATCGAGCCGATAGACGCATCGGAATCAATGCGGAAGATTTCCATGCCGCTGGGGTTGAAGACGGAGACCGAGTCGCCATTAATGACATAGACCTCGCCCTTGGCAGGATCAGCCTTGAGCCGAGAGGAGTTGAACGGTTTTGCACCGGAAAAGTCCGACAGTTTGTGGAGAAAGGTGGCCTTGTATTCCTCTGCCTTTACCGCGGCAGGCTGCTCAGGTTTGAGGGCTGTTGCGCCCGGCTGCTCCCCAGCGGCGTGAGCCGGGAGGAGGACCATCGCCAGATGAAGGAAGGAAAGCAGGGGCAGGATGTATAAAAAACGTAATGCCACGGAAGAACCTCACTGTTCAGTGTAAGGGTGTGGGTGAACTGCAAAACCCTGTTAATCATAACCTGCTGATACCCTTCAAGTAAAGAGCAAAACTGGAGCTGGGTTTCGCCCTGCGTTGCAGAACCGGCTTGTTTTAGGTGCAGGAGGGTGCATAAGAGCAAAGCCCAATACCGGCCGTGCTGTCGTGCCTGCATTTTGGCGCGTTGCATCGGGCGCTATGTACGGCTGTTCATATTTTGAATTGATTTCAAGCCGCAGTCGTAGTTTAATGTGTCGTCGTCAAACCCAGCGCGGAGGAAAACTTATGAAAAAATGTTCCATACTTGCGACAGTTGTGACAGCCGTCATCCTGGTGGCCGTTCCGGCTCTTGCGGATTACCGAATTGGCATGGGGGCATACAGGGTGAAAGACTACAAATGGGCTATGAAGGAATTCAAGGCCGATCAGAAGAACCCCAATTCCCTCTACAACTTGGGAATCATGTATTATAAGGGGGAAGGCGTCAAGGCCGATCATAACCAAGGGATTGAGTGGATTCGCAAAGCCGCCGAAAAGGGGCATGTACAGGCGCAGTTCCTGCTCGGCACCTTTTACGACTCAGGTAAGGACCTTGCCCAGGACCGTGCAACCGCAGCCCAGTGGTATCGCAAGGCTGCTAAGAAGGGCCACACCCAGGCCCAGTTCAATCTGGGGCTGATGTACGTCAATGGCGAGGGAGTCGAAAAGGACCACGGCAACGCGGTGGTCTGGCTGAAAAAAGCAGCCCGCGGCGGGCATCAGGATGCTGGCAGACTCCTCAAGACCATGGGTGAGGATGTGCCTGCTCAGGCCCTGCCCAAGAAGGGCAAGGCCGCGGAAGGAGCAAATGCTCCCGCTGCCGGCACGCCGTCAGCATTGCCACCAGGTCACCCTCCAATGCAGTAGATTTGCAGATGCACCATTCCGTTCGTCCGGTTCCGCAGGGGCGAAGCAAAAGCTTGACTTGCTTCGCCCTTTATATTGTGCCTTTCTACCACTGAGATCAAAGCTGGGCGAAGCTGATAAGCCTTGCTCCGCCCCTAAGGGCAATGTTTTTGATCGGGAATCAAGGACGATGTTTCTTGCCATATTCATTCCAACTGCCTCAACCGTCTCAGCCAGTCCCGGGCCATGGCGGAATCCGGTTTGATCCGTAACACCTGCCTGAAGTATCCGGCCGCCTCGTTATTCCTGTTCTGTTTGGTCAGAAAAACCCCGTAATTGAAATTCGCCTCCACCGAATCAGGGTCTATCCCCAGCGCCTGTCTGAAATAGTCGGCCGCTTCGTCGAATCGCCCCTGCTGGGCAAGCTCGACGCCAATGTTGACCGGGGCCCTGGCCGAGTGGGGCTCAAGCCGCAGCACCGCCTCGTAATGCTGCCGGGCCTCATCGCGGCGTCCGCTCTTCAGGAGCAGGATGGCCAGCTGAAGATGCCCGTCGCTATTTGACGGATCCAGCTTCAGGGCCCGTTCATAACAGGTCAGGGCCTCGTCGACCTTCCCCAGGCCGGCCAGTGATTTGCCCATGTTGACCACGGCCATCACGTAATCCGGCTTGAGCCGCAACGCCTCCCGATAGTGTTCGATCGCCTCGGCGTACCTCCCTTTACGCTCCAGCACGGTCCCGATGTTGTTGTGGGCAGTTACTGAGCGGGGCCAGATCCGCAGCGCATCCTGGTAGAGTTGCAGGGCGGATTCGTAATCGCCGGCTTGGTCCATGGCAATGCCGTAGTTGTTCAGGATCAGGTAGTTGTTGCGGGTGACCGCCAGGGTGTGGCGGTAGAGTGTGATGTTGTTGCGCCAGTAGCCGATCTGGACCCAGGTCGTTGCCGTTATGGCGCAGACGGCCAGTCCGGCTGAAATCATCAGGGCTTCCCGGCGGCAGCGCCACTTCTCCAGCAGCTGCGGGACTCCCCACGCGAGCATGATGAACAGGCCGGTCAAGGGGATGTAGGTATAGCGGTCGGCATGGGACTGGCCGCCGACCTGGACCAGGCCGATTACCGGCAGCAGGGTTATCAGGAACCAGAGCCAGCCAACCGCCAGCCAAGGGAAGCGGCGTCCCACGTAGAGCACCCCTGCCGAGATTAGTGCCAGCAGCAGGGCGGCGCCCACCAGCTGCCCCAGCAGGATGAATGTGGGAAAGGGGTAGAGCATGGCCAGATCATGGGGCCAGAAGGCGTCCACTATGTAGGTGGCATAAGCGATCACGGCATTGCCGAAGCGCAGCCCGAGTGGGGCTTTGTCCAGAGTCGCCATCGCCCCGCCGTGGTGCTGGGCGTAGATGGTAAATGCCGAGGAGAGCACCGAGAGCAGCAGAAAGGGGATTTTCTCCATCGCCAGTTTAAAGACTGCCGGTTTTGCTGCGGCAGTTCCCCCGCCCTCTGCCGGGCAGAAACGGTTCAACGGCCACCAGTCCAGCAGCAGCATCACCAGCGGCAAGGTCACCAGCATCGGCTTGGTCATCAGTCCGACAGCGAAGCAGGCCAGGGTCGCACCGTAGCGGCCGGCACCAGGATTTTTGACATAGCGGGCGTACAGGAGCAGGGTCAAGGTCCAGAAAAGCCCGCTGAGGACATCCTTACGCTCGGCAACCCAGGCCACCGATTCCACGTGCAGCGGGTGCAGTGCAAACAGGGTCGCCACAAAGAGGCTCTGCCAAGGTGCGGCAGTGATCTGCGCGAGCAACAGGAATAGCAAGAGGGCCGAGAGGGTGTGGATGATCACGCTGGTCAGATGGTGGCCGTAGGGGTTGAGGCCGAACAGTTGGACATCGGTCATATGGGAGAGCCAGGTGACCGGGTGCCAGTTAGAGGCGGTGGTGGCAGTAAAAGCCCAGGCGATGGTCCAGGCTTTGAGGCCGTCCTTGACCACCGGGTTAGTCGTGACATAGAGCGTGTCGTCAAAGTTGATGAAATCATGGTTGGCGGTCTGGGCATAGACCGCCAAAGTGACCAGAAGCATCAAAATGCAGAGCAGATGGGCTGGGCGCATGGGATTCCTTTCATTGTTCGATGAGCACTGACCGTATTCCGGCAAGACCGGGGCGGCGGGTCGCCTGTACGGTTTTTACCGTTTCCCCGTCAGCCGGAGCAGGTTGTTCCTGGCGTTGGCGTTCTGGGGATTGAGGTTGACCGCCCGTTGTAATTCGATGATCGCCTCGGCGCTCCGCCCGCTCCTGTCAAGGGCGATGCCCAGGTTGTGATGGACCTCGTCGTAGTCGGGGATGATGGCGGCGCAGGCTTGGTATTCCCGGATCGCCCCGGCGAGGTTGCCCTGGGCCAGGTAGATATTTCCCAGGTTATAGCGGGCCATGGCGTCCCCCGGTTCCAGCTTCAGCACGGTCTGGTACTGCTTGATGGCGTTGTTAAAATCCCCCATCTGCTTGTAAACAATCCCCAGGTTGTTGTGCAGCTCAAAGTTGCCCGGCTCGATAACCAAAGCCTGCTGCAGTTCCCGGCGTGCTTGGTCGAGGAGCCCCTGCATGCCGTAATAGAGAGCCAGGTTCTGATGGGGCCTGACTTTGGCCGGGCTCTTTGCAGCAGCGTCCTGCCAGAGGGTAATCTCGCTCTGCCAGACCCGATTGCGCACCACTGTCGCCGCGCAGAGCGCGACGATCAGAATTGCCGCGATGATGCAGAATGGTTTTTCATCTCGGGCATATCGACGCGACCACGCGGCGCCGAGGGTGGTGACGGCCATGATGACGCCGATGGAGGGGAGGTAGAGCCGGTATTCGGCCTGCAATTCCCCCAAGGGGATGATGCTGGACTCCACCGAGAGGGCCACGAAGAACCAGATGATCCCGAAGGGGATGATCCGGGATTGCGGCGTTTCGTTGTTCCGCAACGAGCGAAACAGTCTACAAGCTGCCCATGCAAAAAGTGACAGGAGCAAAAGGAGCGAGGCCAGCACCGGTAGGGAGGCCAGGCTGTGCTGCACGGGGATGTCGTGGTCGATGTTCTGCCCCGCAGGGAAGATGAGCATCCGCAGGTACAGGACGATCACCCGGAACTGGGTCAGCAGGTAATCGATTCGTGAGATCTGGGATGAGTCGGCGGCGGTTATGGTGCGCATGGTGCTGTCGAGAGCGGTGACGCTCCCCTTCTGGAGAAAGACCAGCAGCGGAATGATCGGGAAGGTCAAGGCCAGCGGCGCCAGGGAGCGGAACCGCTCGCGCAGGCCGGCGCGGAAAAAGGAAACCTCGTAGAGGGCGATCAGGAACGGCAGGGTAAAGGTGAACTCCTTGCACAGCATTCCCAGGGCGGCCGAGAGGACGGCCAGCGTCTGGAAGAAGCGGCCGCGTGCCGCCGGAGCTGTGCGGAACCTAATATATGAAGCGAGCGAGAGCAGGGAGAAGAAGGAAGCCAGCAGCACGAAACGGGAGGTGATGTAGGTCACGGCATGGGTCTGGATCGGGTGGCAGAGAAAGAGCAACGCCGCGGCCAGGGGCAGCAAAACGGAGGCAGGTTCTCCCTCCCTCTCAGTGCGGGCGCACGTCATCCCCCTGAAAGCGTGGTCCAGTATGGCGTAGAGCAGCCAGGCATTGAGGATGTGCAGCAGCAGGTTGAGCACATGGTAGCCGACCACGCTCAGCCCGCCCAGTCGGTAATTGACCGCCAGGGACAGATACCCCAAGATGCGGGTCATGAAGGCAGAACGGAGGGCGGGGGGGATGCTGGTGGGGGAGAGGGAACTGCCCCCGGCTATATCACCCGGGGAGAGAAAGGTGCTGAAATCCCTGATGGCCGGGTTGTTGACGACATAGGCGTCATCGTCGAACTGGAAGGGCACCGAAAAGGTACCGGCGTACGCCAGCAGGCCAACCAGAGTGATCAGCAGCGGGATGATGTATGGTTTGCGGAACAGGTTTGTCATATAGGTATTCCGTGTGGTGACCGTCAGGCCGCCCTGCTGCAATTGTTCATCAGATTTGTAGTGGGCAAAGCAAATGTTTCTCTTGCTTTGCCTTGTCGGCCAGGGGGCAAAGGCGGGCAAAGTTTGCTTGCCCCCTTCAAAATCCCAAACTTTAGCGCAGCAGGTTGTACTTGAGAATGCAGCGCAGGGCGGACAGGCCATCCTTCCAGCCGATCTTTTTCCCCTCCTGATAGGTTCGCCCCGCGTAGGAAATGCCCACTTCGTAAATCCTAATGTTAAGCTTCGCAAGCTTGGCGGTGATTTCCGGCTCGAAACCGAAGCGGTTTTCCTCGATGGTTATCTTTTCCAGCACCTCTCGCCTGAAGACCTTGTAGCAGGTCTCCATGTCGGTCAGGTTCAGGTTGGTCAGCATGTTAGAGAGGAGCGTCAGGAACGAGTTGCCCAGCATATGCCAGAAATAGAGCACACGCCGGTATTCACCGGTTACGAAACGGGAGCCGTAGACCACATCCGCCTTGCCTTCCAGGATGGGCTGAATCAGTTTGGGATACTGGCCAGGGTCGTACTCAAGGTCGGCGTCCTGAATGATGACGATATCGCCGGTTGCACTATTGAAGCCGGTCCGAAGCGCAGCACCCTTGCCCATGTTGCGCTCGTGCCGTACAACCCGTGTGTCCGCGCTTTCGAGTCCGCTGAGGATCTCGCGTGTGCCGTCGGTGGAACAGTCGTCTACCAGGATGATCTCTTTTTCCAGGGGCACGGCCCGTACGCTCTCGTAGAGTTCAACGATGGTAGCCTTTTCGTTGTAGACCGGTATGACGACAGATAGTTTCATGTTTTTCCTTTCGTTCATTTCTAGCCCTTGCTACTACAATTAAATCAAGTTATGCAAGGTCAAAACTAACGTCTCACCTGCTTTGGCCTTGCTGCCATGTCAATCCAAGGTGAATGCCTGCTTTGTCCAACCCTGCTTTGCTCTATCCTGTCCGGAACCGTGCGAGCGAAAGAGCCTTGACGATCATCTTTCAAAAATTTTTGACAAGCAGACCCCCCACTTGCTGAGGCGGAACTGCAGCGATGTTTTCAGAACACCCAGGCCATACGTGACGCTGCGGCGAAAGTTGATCGACGAGGCATCTTCAAAATATTTCGTGGGGCAGGTGAGTTCTCCGATGCGGTAGCCGAACCAGATAATCTGGGCAAGCATCTGGTTGTCGAAGACAAAATCGTCAGAGTTTTTCTCAAGAGGCAGCTTTTCGAGGATTTCCCGGCTGAAGGCACGGTAGCCGGTGTGATATTCCGAAAGTTTGTGGTGCAGCAAGATGTTCTCGAAAAGAGTCAGGAAACGGTTGGAAATGTATTTGTAAGCCGGCATGCCCCCTTCCAGTGTGCCAGGCCCTAAGATGCGCGAGGCCAGCACCGCATCGAATTCGCCGTAGGCAATCATGGAGGCCATGGCCGGGATCAGTCTGGGAGTGTACTGGTAATCGGGATGAACCATGATGACAATATCCGCCCCCAGTTCCAGAGCGGCCTTGTAGCAGCTCTTCTGGTTGCCGCCATAGCCCTTGTTCCTTGTATGCACGATAGTATGGATGCCGATGCTACGGGCAATCTCCGAGGTGCGGTCGCGGCTGGCGTCATCCACCAGGATCACGTCGTCGACGATCTCTAAAGGGATTTCGTGGTAGGTTTTTTCCAGAGTCTTTTCGGCATTATAGGCGGGCATGACAACGATGATCTTTTTCCCGTTCAGCATGGTTGATTCCTTTGTCGTGATGTGATGTTCTCTGCAACTAAAACTCTACTTTACGAGCAATCTTTGTGCGGCTTCCAGGCCCTTGCGGGCTTCCGCAAAGGAGGGGTTGATCCGCACTGCGGCACTGAAGTGCTCCACCGCATCAGACATGTTCCCCGCTCGGATCAGCGCGATCCCGAGGTTGTAATGGGCCTCGGGAAAATCGGATTTCAGGGTGACTGCCTTGGTCAGATAACGGACTCCGCCGGCGATATCGCCTTGCATTGCCAATGCCAGCCCCAGCGAATAGCATATCTCGGCCTCGGCGGGCTTGAGCCGCAGCGCCTCTTTGTAGTGAACTATCGCCTCGGCCGGCTTTCCCGTCTCGATCAATACATTGCCCATCTGGAAGTGGGTATCGACGGAGTCAGGGTAGGTGCGGAGTGCGGCAGAGAAGTGCTCAACCGCCTCATTGTACCTTCGCTCTTTTGCCAGGACTACACCCAATTCGGTATGGCTTCGGTCGTCGTCGGGGCTGATCCGCAGCGAGGCCTGAAAAGCGCGTTCTGCCCCGGCCATATCACCCTGTTGGGCCAAGGCGCTACCCAGGAAACGGTAGGCAATGAAATTACCCGGGACTACCCTGCCGGCGTGTTCAAAGAGGGTGACATTGTCCTTCCAGAACCCGAGCTGGTGCCAGGTGCACACCGCGAGTAAAGAAAGAACCGCACCGGCCGAAATGACAAGCGCGTTCTGCCGGAGGTTCCAGCGTTCGGCGCAAGCCGGCACCCCCCAAGCAATCATAATGAAGATCCCCATCAGGGGAATGTAGGTATAACGGTCGGCCATAGCCTGCTGCCCGACCTGCACCAGCCCGATGACCGGCACCAAGGTGCCGAGATACCAGCACCAGCCCGACAGCAGGTAGGGATGGCGGCTGCGCAGGTGCCAGACCACAACAGAAAGGGCAAGGAGGGCCAGACCGGTCAGCAGGCCGCTGGCGATCGTCAGGGTTGCTGGCAGCGGGTAGATGATCGCCAGG
The sequence above is a segment of the Geomonas agri genome. Coding sequences within it:
- a CDS encoding NHL repeat-containing protein, encoding MALRFLYILPLLSFLHLAMVLLPAHAAGEQPGATALKPEQPAAVKAEEYKATFLHKLSDFSGAKPFNSSRLKADPAKGEVYVINGDSVSVFNPSGMEIFRIDSDASIGSIVDIAVTSEQKLMLLTSKNNRFQLMLCNYRGEQLGEIPLKGLPPELTGFTPNRIYDRDKHLYLVSMSGMRLVVTDEQGTFIRAVDLALAAGYSDQERNDTGLGGFTLDRDGGFAFTVPATAKLHTVSSEGTNGRTYGRRGSRPGLFGVPTGVAVDRNGNYLVVDKLRCVVMVFDRNFALITEFAKHGFGPGDLIAPDDLIVDSGNRAYISNLRKRGVVVYQLSRE
- a CDS encoding tetratricopeptide repeat protein, with the translated sequence MKKCSILATVVTAVILVAVPALADYRIGMGAYRVKDYKWAMKEFKADQKNPNSLYNLGIMYYKGEGVKADHNQGIEWIRKAAEKGHVQAQFLLGTFYDSGKDLAQDRATAAQWYRKAAKKGHTQAQFNLGLMYVNGEGVEKDHGNAVVWLKKAARGGHQDAGRLLKTMGEDVPAQALPKKGKAAEGANAPAAGTPSALPPGHPPMQ
- a CDS encoding tetratricopeptide repeat protein, with the translated sequence MRPAHLLCILMLLVTLAVYAQTANHDFINFDDTLYVTTNPVVKDGLKAWTIAWAFTATTASNWHPVTWLSHMTDVQLFGLNPYGHHLTSVIIHTLSALLLFLLLAQITAAPWQSLFVATLFALHPLHVESVAWVAERKDVLSGLFWTLTLLLYARYVKNPGAGRYGATLACFAVGLMTKPMLVTLPLVMLLLDWWPLNRFCPAEGGGTAAAKPAVFKLAMEKIPFLLLSVLSSAFTIYAQHHGGAMATLDKAPLGLRFGNAVIAYATYIVDAFWPHDLAMLYPFPTFILLGQLVGAALLLALISAGVLYVGRRFPWLAVGWLWFLITLLPVIGLVQVGGQSHADRYTYIPLTGLFIMLAWGVPQLLEKWRCRREALMISAGLAVCAITATTWVQIGYWRNNITLYRHTLAVTRNNYLILNNYGIAMDQAGDYESALQLYQDALRIWPRSVTAHNNIGTVLERKGRYAEAIEHYREALRLKPDYVMAVVNMGKSLAGLGKVDEALTCYERALKLDPSNSDGHLQLAILLLKSGRRDEARQHYEAVLRLEPHSARAPVNIGVELAQQGRFDEAADYFRQALGIDPDSVEANFNYGVFLTKQNRNNEAAGYFRQVLRIKPDSAMARDWLRRLRQLE
- a CDS encoding tetratricopeptide repeat protein — translated: MTNLFRKPYIIPLLITLVGLLAYAGTFSVPFQFDDDAYVVNNPAIRDFSTFLSPGDIAGGSSLSPTSIPPALRSAFMTRILGYLSLAVNYRLGGLSVVGYHVLNLLLHILNAWLLYAILDHAFRGMTCARTEREGEPASVLLPLAAALLFLCHPIQTHAVTYITSRFVLLASFFSLLSLASYIRFRTAPAARGRFFQTLAVLSAALGMLCKEFTFTLPFLIALYEVSFFRAGLRERFRSLAPLALTFPIIPLLVFLQKGSVTALDSTMRTITAADSSQISRIDYLLTQFRVIVLYLRMLIFPAGQNIDHDIPVQHSLASLPVLASLLLLLSLFAWAACRLFRSLRNNETPQSRIIPFGIIWFFVALSVESSIIPLGELQAEYRLYLPSIGVIMAVTTLGAAWSRRYARDEKPFCIIAAILIVALCAATVVRNRVWQSEITLWQDAAAKSPAKVRPHQNLALYYGMQGLLDQARRELQQALVIEPGNFELHNNLGIVYKQMGDFNNAIKQYQTVLKLEPGDAMARYNLGNIYLAQGNLAGAIREYQACAAIIPDYDEVHHNLGIALDRSGRSAEAIIELQRAVNLNPQNANARNNLLRLTGKR
- a CDS encoding glycosyltransferase family 2 protein, with amino-acid sequence MKLSVVIPVYNEKATIVELYESVRAVPLEKEIILVDDCSTDGTREILSGLESADTRVVRHERNMGKGAALRTGFNSATGDIVIIQDADLEYDPGQYPKLIQPILEGKADVVYGSRFVTGEYRRVLYFWHMLGNSFLTLLSNMLTNLNLTDMETCYKVFRREVLEKITIEENRFGFEPEITAKLAKLNIRIYEVGISYAGRTYQEGKKIGWKDGLSALRCILKYNLLR
- a CDS encoding glycosyltransferase family 2 protein → MLNGKKIIVVMPAYNAEKTLEKTYHEIPLEIVDDVILVDDASRDRTSEIARSIGIHTIVHTRNKGYGGNQKSCYKAALELGADIVIMVHPDYQYTPRLIPAMASMIAYGEFDAVLASRILGPGTLEGGMPAYKYISNRFLTLFENILLHHKLSEYHTGYRAFSREILEKLPLEKNSDDFVFDNQMLAQIIWFGYRIGELTCPTKYFEDASSINFRRSVTYGLGVLKTSLQFRLSKWGVCLSKIFER
- a CDS encoding tetratricopeptide repeat protein, with protein sequence MPVQTSHHHEGVSLWGKTVLAALLVLTVSLVYGQVYHHGFLNYDDHLYVTDNATVKAGLTRTGVLWAFTTTSAANWHPLTWLSHMLDVQLFGVNPSGHHLTSVFLHILNTLLLLCLLYRTTGEYLKSFFVAALFALHPLHVESVAWIAERKDMLSAFFMLATILLYSLDREKPRAVLYLSALMAYAAGLMAKPMLVTLPFVLLLWDIWPLQRFRPWGRGDDEQRTVPVVRLVMEKLPFFVLSLLSCGVTYYAQFQAGAVASIHTMPFPFRLINALLSYVRYLGNMIWPENLAIIYPLPATLTIASGLLTGLALLALSVVVWHLRSRHPYLLSGWCWYLGTLVPVIGLVQVGQQAMADRYTYIPLMGIFIMIAWGVPACAERWNLRQNALVISAGAVLSLLAVCTWHQLGFWKDNVTLFEHAGRVVPGNFIAYRFLGSALAQQGDMAGAERAFQASLRISPDDDRSHTELGVVLAKERRYNEAVEHFSAALRTYPDSVDTHFQMGNVLIETGKPAEAIVHYKEALRLKPAEAEICYSLGLALAMQGDIAGGVRYLTKAVTLKSDFPEAHYNLGIALIRAGNMSDAVEHFSAAVRINPSFAEARKGLEAAQRLLVK